In Littorina saxatilis isolate snail1 linkage group LG8, US_GU_Lsax_2.0, whole genome shotgun sequence, a single genomic region encodes these proteins:
- the LOC138972921 gene encoding immunoglobulin superfamily member 22-like isoform X2 has protein sequence MPPKMIWTLQSSVEKKPPSRPQGPIKVLSTTKTSATIEWRAPEDDGGLPLSAYVLEKREFPRSTWSRVDKISPDMTSNTIQNLTTGSDYFFRVMAENKAGPSPPLEMDKPVRIKSPYDVPSAPTGLRVSNVTDKSADVSWTAPDSDGGTPITNYIVQTRIIPRSTFTTVQETTETKVTLTGLVADSQYMLQIIAVNAEGQSLPLQSREPICPEKILSKCLKSLFS, from the exons AGCCACCATCCAGACCACAAGGACCCATCAAGGTCCTGAGCACCACCAAAACGTCAGCCACCATCGAGTGGCGCGCTCCAGAGGATGACGGAGGCTTGCCGCTTTCAGCTTACGTGCTGGAGAAGCGCGAGTTCCCTCGCTCCACCTGGAGCCGTGTGGACAAGATCAGTCCCGACATGACCAGTAACACCATCCAGAACTTGACCACTGGGTCAGACTACTTCTTCCGTGTGATGGCAGAGAACAAGGCTGGGCCCAGTCCACCTCTGGAGATGGACAAGCCTGTTAGGATCAAGAGTCCTTATG ATGTGCCATCAGCACCAACAGGCCTGCGCGTGTCCAACGTCACAGATAAATCAGCAGATGTGTCTTGGACCGCTCCGGACAGCGACGGTGGCACGCCCATCACCAACTACATCGTTCAGACCCGCATCATCCCTCGTTCCACCTTCACCACCGTCCAGGAGACGACAGAAaccaaagtgaccttgaccggcCTTGTTGCGGACAGCCAGTACATGCTGCAGATCATCGCAGTCAACGCTGAGGGACAGAGCCTGCCTCTGCAGTCCAGAGAACCCATCTGCCCAGAGAAGATCCTCAGTAAGTGTTTGAAAAGTCTCTTTTCATAA
- the LOC138972921 gene encoding immunoglobulin-like and fibronectin type III domain-containing protein 1 isoform X1, whose protein sequence is MPPKMIWTLQSSVEKKPPSRPQGPIKVLSTTKTSATIEWRAPEDDGGLPLSAYVLEKREFPRSTWSRVDKISPDMTSNTIQNLTTGSDYFFRVMAENKAGPSPPLEMDKPVRIKSPYVVPEPPTGPVYFSHLDATSVVLDWRAPRDDGGAPVLNYRIEVSQNQETWTEVTIVDGDLTKTKAKNLATDKKHYFRIFAINKVGTSKPLESDAVTPKRPVGPPGKPVGPLEAKAITRDSVQLDWKPPQDDGGLPITGYIIEKREAMRMTWSRADKTTDDEDTGGTCHWR, encoded by the exons AGCCACCATCCAGACCACAAGGACCCATCAAGGTCCTGAGCACCACCAAAACGTCAGCCACCATCGAGTGGCGCGCTCCAGAGGATGACGGAGGCTTGCCGCTTTCAGCTTACGTGCTGGAGAAGCGCGAGTTCCCTCGCTCCACCTGGAGCCGTGTGGACAAGATCAGTCCCGACATGACCAGTAACACCATCCAGAACTTGACCACTGGGTCAGACTACTTCTTCCGTGTGATGGCAGAGAACAAGGCTGGGCCCAGTCCACCTCTGGAGATGGACAAGCCTGTTAGGATCAAGAGTCCTTATG TTGTTCCTGAACCTCCTACGGGACCCGTCTACTTCAGTCACTTGGATGCAACAAGTGTTGTCCTTGACTGGCGTGCGCCTCGAGATGATGGCGGTGCCCCTGTGCTTAACTACCGCATTGAGGTGTCGCAGAACCAGGAAACCTGGACAGAGGTGACCATTGTTGATGGTGACTTGACCAAGACCAAGGCAAAGAACCTGGCCACAGACAAGAAGCACTACTTCAGAATCTTCGCCATCAACAAAGTGGGAACCAGCAAACCGCTTGAGTCGGATGCTGTTACACCAAAGAGGCCTGTTG GACCACCGGGAAAACCAGTGGGACCTTTGGAAGCAAAGGCCATCACCCGCGACTCTGTCCAGCTGGACTGGAAGCCACCTCAAGATGACGGAGGCTTGCCCATCACTGGCTACATCATTGAGAAGCGTGAGGCCATGCGCATGACATGGAGTCGCGCTGACAAGACCACAGACGACGAGGACACTGGAGGGACTTGTCACTGGAGATGA
- the LOC138972922 gene encoding immunoglobulin superfamily member 22-like: protein MEKPIFPPSPPTGPLVISDVTKTSFKVTWKAPEKDGGSPVTHYSVEKRETWKTSWTLVERVPGDRLTCDLLLLQEGQDLVGVKAENVAGESKPLESEHAITPMSPYKKPSAPESLTATDVTETAVSLKWKPPTSDGGLPIKSYIVERRDKHWGSWVKAGTTKGTVTTLDVDGLVTGQEYYFRVSAENEEGVGPETEMKELVKPTREAGENVI from the exons ATGGAAAAGCCTATCT TCCCACCATCACCGCCTACAGGCCCTCTGGTGATATCAGACGTGACCAAGACCAGCTTCAAGGTCACCTGGAAGGCACCAGAGAAGGACGGTGGATCTCCAGTCACTCACTACTCTGTGGAGAAGCGCGAGACGTGGAAGACAAGCTGGACGTTGGTGGAGCGTGTCCCTGGCGACCGTCTTACCTGCGACCTGCTCCTTCTGCAGGAAGGACAGGACCTTGTCGGGGTCAAGGCCGAGAACGTTGCTGGAGAGTCCAAGCCTCTGGAATCGGAACATGCCATCACACCAATGAGTCCTTACA AGAAACCATCAGCCCCAGAATCACTGACAGCAACAGACGTCACAGAAACAGCAGTGTCGCTGAAATGGAAGCCACCTACCAGCGACGGAGGACTGCCGATCAAGTCCTACATCGTCGAGCGTCGCGACAAGCACTGGGGTTCATGGGTTAAGGCCGGAACCACCAAGGGCACAGTGACGACTTTAGATGTGGATGGCTTGGTGACTGGACAGGAGTACTACTTCCGTGTCTCTGCCGAGAATGAGGAGGGAGTTGGGCCAGAAACTGAGATGAAGGAGCTGGTCAAACCAACAAGGGAAGCTGGTGAGAATGTCATTTGA